ACGTGGATGGCATCGATCGATGGGGTCGAGGGGATCGGGTACAAACAAGCGACGAAGCTTCGTAAGGCCCGGATCCGCACAACCGAGGCGCTGCTCAAGGCAGGTGCCACGAAGAAGGGCCGTAGAACGATTGCCGCCTCCTCTGACATCTCTGAGAAGCTGATACTCGAGTGGGTGAACCGTGCAGACTTGATGCGCGTCCGTGGTGTTGGTGAGGAATACTCGGACCTCTTGGAAGCAGCGGGTGTGGACACCGTCAAGGAGCTACGGCGTCGCAACGCAGGAAGTTTGCTCGGGATGATGGTCTCGATAAACACCAAGAGGCGTCTGGTGCGTCGTCTGCCTACGGAGATGATGGTCGCCCGATGGGTAGACCATGCCAAGGAGTTACCGCCGGTTGTTACGTATTAGTCGTCCACTCCTGCAGGACTAGACACCCCAGGCGCGGATCTTGTCAAGCTGCTTTTGTGGTGACGGCTGGTTGGCGGTGTGCCCAGGCTGTGTCTTCGTTGTAGATGGTGCCGTGTTGGAGGCATCCGTGGAGTATTCCGACGAGGCGGTTCCCGAGGGTACGTAGCGCCTGGTGGTGGAGATCACCTTTGGCACGTCGCTCGTCGTAGAACGCTCGGCATCCTTTGCTTTGGGTGATTGCGCAGAAGGCCCATTGGTCGATAGCGTCATAGAGACGCCGGTTACGCA
This genomic interval from Acidobacteriota bacterium contains the following:
- a CDS encoding DUF4332 domain-containing protein, whose protein sequence is MASIDGVEGIGYKQATKLRKARIRTTEALLKAGATKKGRRTIAASSDISEKLILEWVNRADLMRVRGVGEEYSDLLEAAGVDTVKELRRRNAGSLLGMMVSINTKRRLVRRLPTEMMVARWVDHAKELPPVVTY
- a CDS encoding IS110 family transposase; this translates as RNRRLYDAIDQWAFCAITQSKGCRAFYDERRAKGDLHHQALRTLGNRLVGILHGCLQHGTIYNEDTAWAHRQPAVTTKAA